In Phoenix dactylifera cultivar Barhee BC4 chromosome 11, palm_55x_up_171113_PBpolish2nd_filt_p, whole genome shotgun sequence, the following are encoded in one genomic region:
- the LOC103708967 gene encoding ubiquitin domain-containing protein 1-like, with protein sequence MGCAGSTQSKDEENTTRKLQKPKPWKHTQPITRTQLIQMRDEFWDTAPHYGGQKEIWDALRAAAEADLTLAQAIVDSAGIIVSNADMTLCYDERGAKYELPKYVLSEPTNLIRDS encoded by the exons ATGGGCTGCGCTGGATCCACCCAGAGCAAAGACGAAG AGAATACTACCAGAAAACTCCAAAAGCCAAAACCGTGGAAGCATACTCAACCAATAACCAGGACTCAGCTTATACAGATGCGTGATGAATTTTGGGATACAGCCCCTCATTACGGTGGCCAGAAAG AGATTTGGGATGCACTCCGAGCTGCAGCAGAAGCTGATTTAACCCTTGCACAAGCAATAGTGGACAGTGCTGGTATAATTGTTTCAAATGCTGACATGACTCTTTGTTATGATGAAAGAG GTGCTAAATATGAATTGCCCAAGTATGTTTTAAGCGAGCCGACAAATTTGATTCGGGATAGTTGA